In Wenyingzhuangia fucanilytica, the following are encoded in one genomic region:
- the rpsI gene encoding 30S ribosomal protein S9 — METVHKIGRRKTAVARVYVSEGKGNMTINGKDLPAYFTTGTLQYKAKQALLLTDNLESFDITVNVYGGGVTGQAEAIRLAISRALCEIDAENRSILKPEGLLTRDPRMVERKKFGQKKARKKFQFSKR, encoded by the coding sequence ATGGAAACTGTTCACAAGATTGGTAGAAGAAAAACTGCCGTAGCAAGAGTTTATGTTTCAGAAGGAAAAGGAAACATGACTATTAATGGTAAAGACTTACCTGCTTACTTTACTACTGGAACTTTACAGTACAAAGCTAAACAAGCTTTATTATTAACTGATAACTTAGAATCTTTCGATATTACAGTAAATGTATACGGAGGTGGTGTAACAGGACAAGCAGAAGCTATCCGTTTAGCTATTTCTAGAGCTTTATGTGAAATTGATGCTGAAAACAGATCTATCTTAAAACCAGAAGGATTATTAACTCGTGACCCTAGAATGGTTGAGCGTAAGAAATTTGGTCAAAAGAAAGCAAGAAAGAAGTTCCAATTCTCAAAGCGTTAA
- the rplM gene encoding 50S ribosomal protein L13 — translation MNTLSYKTVSANKATVDKQWVLVDADGQTLGRLASIVAKLIRGKYKPSYTPHVDCGDNVVIINAEKINLTGKKWSDKSYIRHTGYPGGQRSLTATEMFEKDPTRLIEKAVKGMLPKNTLGSALYRNLYVYAGTEHAQEAQKPTAINLNDLL, via the coding sequence ATGAACACATTAAGTTACAAAACAGTATCGGCTAACAAAGCTACTGTAGACAAGCAGTGGGTTTTGGTTGATGCGGACGGACAAACATTGGGTCGTTTAGCTTCTATCGTTGCAAAACTAATTAGAGGTAAGTACAAGCCTAGCTACACTCCACACGTGGATTGTGGTGACAACGTTGTTATTATCAACGCTGAAAAAATCAATTTAACTGGAAAAAAATGGTCTGACAAATCTTACATTCGTCACACAGGATATCCAGGAGGTCAAAGAAGTTTAACTGCTACAGAAATGTTCGAGAAAGATCCTACAAGATTAATCGAGAAAGCAGTAAAAGGAATGTTACCTAAAAACACTTTAGGAAGCGCTCTTTACAGAAACTTATATGTTTATGCTGGTACAGAGCATGCTCAAGAGGCTCAAAAACCAACAGCTATTAACTTAAACGACCTATTATAA